A single region of the Micropterus dolomieu isolate WLL.071019.BEF.003 ecotype Adirondacks linkage group LG02, ASM2129224v1, whole genome shotgun sequence genome encodes:
- the kcnh4a gene encoding potassium voltage-gated channel subfamily H member 4a yields the protein MSEAAHQSRKSNRSHFSQARERGRTILHQMTNLFTKRGKRKLTNSVFQKPSLPEYKVAAVKKSRFILLHYSISKALWDWLILLATFYVAVAVPYDICFVSHDEGSDHHSLVSSSTMGSDIAVEILFILDIILNFHTTYVSQSGQVVYDARSIYLHYCTTWFFVDLIAALPFDLLYAFNITVTSLVHLLKTVRLLRLLRLLQKLDRYSQYSAVVLTLLMSVFALLAHWMACVWYVIGRKEIESGDPITWDIGWLQELGKRLETPYINSTMGGPSMPSAYIASLYFTLSSLTSVGFGNVSANTDAEKIFSICIMLMGALMHAVVFGNVTAIIQRMYSRRSLYHTRMKDLKDFIRVHRLPQQLKQRMLEYFQATWSVNNGINANELLHDFPDELRADIAMHLNKDILQLPVFERASRGCLRSLSLHIKTSFCAPGEYLIRHGDALQANYFVCSGSLEVLKDGMVLAILGKGDLIGADLPEHDKVIKTNADVKALTYCDLQYISVKALREVLGLYPEYGSRFSSDIHHNLTYNLREGSEADGVTRFPRSSKLSQGHASLDHKLPYVVEADDTEHGEDMRHSQKRRVPLFDGIASPVHQPCLSTLLGEELRHINALHLCRSPVQGGRGRSPSPQPFINEEFSPSLLPSLSSYPGLNHRPAELLMPSFPCVSPLNLSPRIVDGIEDNGHSFQFNVEQSETKTLLTDRFQVNANLLLETKEVRQNISKLNKEVNNLNQEVSNLAKELHDMMHFLQSNMAMLHNSPVSSYSYGIQMAPGPGVTASSNWQSHVPLNIATGLHLHHEAISHPARNMWGCSGMSSQGRSPTLLHSSSPMSSCLHLCCSDREGVTAHRLTSQCDPYQTTRKSPNSPYMAQGGPSLLGISSAFSSFPVISQSPQVAYNASIPMMSSSHPVCSPVNSGCSHVSPSVQTNSDPTHNQTNSQTPIHSSITHTGQPQYHKTFSSLTHLGAHTSVCTGHNQGQQGSTIGPRQNDPVGSSPAHHVACSHMGQVTDRDCKASPYQEKTDNIEYQGTSRSTPTVEVQPPLLDMEGMHTPH from the exons ATGTCAGAGGCTGCTCACCAGAGCAGGAAAAGCAATCGATCACACTTTTCCCAAGCTCGAGAGAGGGGGAGGACTATTCTGCACCAAATGACCAACCTGTTCACCAAGAGGGGCAAAAGGAAACTGACCAAT AGTGTGTTTCAGAAACCGTCTCTACCTGAGTACAAGGTGGCAGCTGTGAAGAAGTCACGCTTCATTCTGCTGCACTACAGCATCTCCAAGGCCTTGTGGGACTGGCTTATTCTACTGGCGACCTTCTACGTTGCTGTCGCTGTGCCTTATGACATATGCTTCGTCAGTCATGACGAGGGCAGTGACCATCACTCACTTGTCAGTAGCAGCACCATGGGCAGTGACATAGCAGTGGAGATTCTCTTCATTCTTG ATATTATCCTGAATTTCCATACCACATATGTAAGTCAGTCGGGTCAGGTGGTGTACGACGCCCGATCCATCTACCTCCATTACTGCACCACTTGGTTCTTTGTGGATTTGATTGCAGCTTTGCCCTTTGACCTACTCTATGCTTTCAACATCACAGTG ACCTCGCTGGTGCACTTGTTGAAGACGGTTCGTCTGCTGCGCCTGCTGCGCCTGTTACAGAAACTGGATCGCTACTCCCAGTACAGCGCTGTGGTCCTGACCCTGCTTATGTCTGTATTTGCTCTGCTGGCTCACTGGATGGCTTGTGTCTGGTACGTCATCGGACGTAAGGAGATAGAAAGTGGTGACCCAATTACCTGGGACATAG GCTGGCTTCAAGAGTTGGGAAAGCGTCTGGAGACACCGTACATCAACAGTACAATGGGTGGTCCCTCCATGCCCAGTGCCTATATCGCCTCTCTCTACTTCACCCTCAGTAGCCTTACCAGTGTCGGTTTTGGCAACGTGTCAGCCAATACAGATGCCGAGAAAATCTTCTCCATTTGTATTATGCTCATGGGAG CCCTGATGCACGCAGTGGTCTTCGGAAACGTAACAGCCATCATCCAGCGCATGTACTCACGACGCTCTCTCTACCACACCCGCATGAAGGATCTCAAGGACTTCATCCGTGTGCATCGGCTACCTCAACAGCTGAAGCAGAGGATGCTGGAGTATTTTCAGGCCACCTGGTCAGTCAACAATGGCATCAACGCCAATGAG CTGCTGCATGACTTCCCGGACGAACTGCGAGCTGACATTGCCATGCATCTGAACAAAGACATCCTGCAGCTGCCTGTATTTGAGCGAGCCAGCAGAGGGTGTCTGCGCTCCCTCTCCTTGCACATCAAGACCTCCTTCTGTGCACCTGGAGAATACCTTATACGCCATGGAGATGCTCTACAAGCCAACTATTTTGTCTGCTCGGGTTCGCTGGAAGTTTTGAAAGATGGCATGGTCCTGGCCATCCTGG GCAAAGGTGACCTTATTGGGGCTGACCTCCCAGAACATGACAAGGTGATCAAGACCAATGCAGACGTGAAGGCGCTGACTTACTGTGACTTGCAGTACATCAGTGTTAAAGCTTTGAGGGAGGTCCTTGGGCTGTACCCAGAGTATGGCAGTCGGTTCAGCTCTGACATCCACCACAACCTCACCTACAACTTGAGAGAGGGCAGTGAAGCTGAC GGAGTAACAAGATTTCCCCGGTCTTCCAAACTGTCTCAG GGTCATGCTTCTCTGGACCATAAACTACCCTATGTTGTTGAGGCAGATGATACGGAACATGGAGAAGACATGAGACACTCCCAGAAGAGGAGAGTGCCTTTGTTTGATGGAATAGCCAGTCCTGTTCATCAGCCCTGCCTCAGCACCCTATTAGGAGAGGAGCTCCGCCACATTAATGCACTTCATCTCTGTCGGTCACCTGTTCAGGGCGGCAGAGGCCGCAGCCCCTCTCCGCAGCCATTCATTAATGAGGAGTTTTCTCCATCTCTGTTGCCCAGTCTTAGCAGTTACCCAGGCCTGAACCATCGGCCTGCTGAGCTACTCATGCCATCCTTTCCTTGTGTTAGTCCACTGAACCTTAGCCCTAG GATCGTGGATGGAATTGAGGACAACGGCCACTCATTTCAATTTAATGTAGAACAGAGCGAGACAAAGACTCTTCTAACAG ACCGGTTCCAGGTGAATGCTAACCTGCTTCTGGAGACAAAGGAAGTGAGACAGAACATCAGCAAACTGAACAAAGAG gtGAACAACTTGAACCAAGAAGTATCCAACCTGGCCAAGGAGCTCCACGACATGATGCATTTCTTACAGTCTAATATGGCCATGCTCCATAACTCCCCAGTCTCATCATATTCCTATGGCATACAGATGGCTCCTGGTCCTGGTGTGACTGCTTCCAGCAACTGGCAGTCCCATGTCCCTTTAAATATTGCCACCGGCCTGCACCTCCATCATGAAGCAATTAGCCACCCTGCAAGAAATATGTGGGGCTGCAGTGGGATGTCCTCCCAAGGTAGAAGTCCCACCCTACTGCACTCTTCAAGTCCTATGTCATCCTGTTTACACCTgtgctgctctgacagagaaGGGGTCACAGCCCACAGGTTAACGAGCCAGTGTGATCCCTACCAAACCACCAGAAAATCTCCAAACTCTCCCTACATGGCCCAGGGTGGTCCATCCCTCCTGGGCATCAGTTCTGCCTTCAGTAGCTTCCCAGTGATTAGTCAGTCCCCACAGGTGGCTTATAATGCTTCTATTCCCATGATGAGCAGCTCTCACCCTGTATGTTCCCCAGTGAATTCTGGCTGCTCCCATGTGTCTCCTAGTGTTCAAACCAACTCTGATCCCACACATAATCAGACCAACTCTCAGACACCCATCCATTCCTCCATCACTCACACTGGCCAACCTCAGTATCACAAAACCTTCAGCTCTCTAACCCATTTAGGAGCCCACACTTCAGTATGCACAGGGCACAACCAGGGCCAGCAGGGCTCTACGATTGGCCCTAGGCAAAATGACCCAGTAGGATCCAGCCCTGCACACCATGTTGCATGTTCTCATATGGGGCAGGTAACAGACAGAGACTGTAAAGCTTCACCGTATCAAGAGAAAACAGACAATATTGAATATCAGGGGACGAGCCGCAGTACTCCAACCGTAGAGGTTCAACCACCTCTTTTGGACATGGAGGGAATGCACACCCCACACTGA
- the hcrt gene encoding orexin, which produces MTWLSTNFQKAAGMDTSNRKILVLVLMLLLSQLACDAHSVSECCREPSRSCRLYVLLCRSGSNTSGRTLTGDAAAGILTLGKRKEDEERLQSRLHQLLQGSRNQAAGILTMGKRTEERSGEQYMDWMAQSRTTITTPLPDLS; this is translated from the exons ATGACGTGGCTCTCGACTAATTTCCAGAAAGCTGCTGGGATGGACACGTCTAATAGG AAAATCCTGGTGCTGGTtttgatgttgctgctgtctcaaCTGGCCTGTGATGCTCACAGTGTGTCTGAGTGCTGCAGAGAACCGTCTCGCTCCTGTCGCCTCTATGTGTTGCTGTGTCGCTCTGGCAGCAACACCTCAGGGAGAACGCTTACAGGAGATGCTGCCGCTGGCATCCTCACTCTGGGTAAACGGAAAGAAGATGAGGAACGCTTGCAGAGCCGACTCCACCAGCTCCTCCAAGGCTCCAGGAACCAAGCAGCAGGCATCCTGACTATGGGGAAGAGGACTGAAGAAAGGTCTGGGGAGCAGTACATGGACTGGATGGCTCAGTCAAGAACTACCATCACAACGCCCCTGCCTGATTTAAGCTAA